The following DNA comes from Pseudomonadota bacterium.
GCATGCCGCCCGATAGCTCAGAAGGATATTTATTAAGGGCTTCGGTGAGTTCCAGATCCTCAATCCTTTTCAATACCTTTTCTTCAATCTCTTTCTTGCTGAGGTCCATGGTCTGACGCAACGGGAAGGCAACATTATCGAAAACCGTCATGGAATCGAGGAGGGCATTGTTCTGGAACAGGTAGGAGATGGTGCTTCTGTAAGCTACCCGTTCAGCTTTATTCATCTTATCGATTGGCATCCCCTGAAAAAGAATGTTGCCTTCATCAGGATTGAGCAAACCGATAATGTGTTTCAGGAATACGCTCTTCCCGGTTCCGCTCTTCCCGATAATGGTTGTAATCTGGTTTTCATAGATGCTCGCATTGATTTTGTTTAATACAACCTTATCATTGAACTGCTTTGTAACATTTCTGAATTCTATCAAAGGGCTGTTTTCCATTATTTTTCCTACATAAGAAAAGAGGTTACTACATAATCCGCAATAAGTATCATCACACATGAGATCACTACAGCCGAGACAGTGGCGAGACCCACGGCCTTGGCTCCGTAACCGTCGCTCCGCATATGACAGAAATAACCCTGGAAGCAGCATATACAAGAGACAATTACAGCAAAGACCAGTGCTTTTATAAAACCTCCCCTTACATCTACCATGTTTATAGATGACTGGACTCGATAAAAATACGTACCTGCATTTGTCCCTAAGAGGAGAACGCCCGTAAAATACCCTCCCAGTATCCCGACAAGATCAAAAAAGGATGTGAGCAAAGGAAAGCTGATTATTGAAGCGGCAATCCTCGGGCTGATAAGATAACGTACAGGATCGATCCGCATGGAATATAGAGCGTCGATCTGCTCGGAGATACGCATGATGCCTATCTCTGCAGTCATACCG
Coding sequences within:
- a CDS encoding ABC transporter permease, whose amino-acid sequence is MAETRSQWHNNNLALIFPYIGKKTLGLVGNIGAMLIFFSQAFYQIFRKKQFIEIIKQVYYIGARSSLIVMLVGLFTGMVMGLQLFYTLVKFGSVGALGSAVSLSLIRELGPVLTAIMITARAGSGMTAEIGIMRISEQIDALYSMRIDPVRYLISPRIAASIISFPLLTSFFDLVGILGGYFTGVLLLGTNAGTYFYRVQSSINMVDVRGGFIKALVFAVIVSCICCFQGYFCHMRSDGYGAKAVGLATVSAVVISCVMILIADYVVTSFLM
- a CDS encoding ATP-binding cassette domain-containing protein encodes the protein MENSPLIEFRNVTKQFNDKVVLNKINASIYENQITTIIGKSGTGKSVFLKHIIGLLNPDEGNILFQGMPIDKMNKAERVAYRSTISYLFQNNALLDSMTVFDNVAFPLRQTMDLSKKEIEEKVLKRIEDLELTEALNKYPSELSGGMQKRVALARALVTDPKIVLFDEPTTGQDPIRKNMILSMITHYRKKFGFTAVMISHDIPDVFFISDRIII